The following proteins come from a genomic window of Deinococcus sp. KSM4-11:
- a CDS encoding HpcH/HpaI aldolase/citrate lyase family protein has product MPNVLAELHGRLGRGETILNGWLHLPGGVSAEVMGHAGYDALTIDLQHGLIGEGGLVPTLQAMAATPAAPFVRVPGLHAPDLMRVLDAGAVGVICPMIDTPGQAAALVQACRYPPQGTRSFGPTRARLVHGDTYAARADAHTVVFAMIETAVALANLDAILDTPGLSGVYVGPGDLSLSLTGHATLDFRGGDVEEAVARIARATRQRGLIPGIFTQGGDLARAAMALGYRFVTAGSDFALLAGAARGVLGDLRAGTPTPSTSLY; this is encoded by the coding sequence ATGCCTAACGTGCTGGCGGAGCTTCACGGCCGCCTGGGCCGGGGCGAGACGATCCTGAACGGCTGGCTGCACCTGCCCGGCGGCGTCAGCGCCGAGGTGATGGGCCACGCCGGCTACGATGCCCTGACCATCGACCTGCAACATGGCCTGATCGGGGAGGGCGGCCTGGTGCCCACCCTGCAGGCCATGGCCGCCACGCCCGCCGCGCCCTTCGTGCGGGTGCCGGGGCTGCATGCCCCAGACCTGATGCGCGTCCTGGATGCCGGGGCGGTGGGCGTCATCTGCCCCATGATCGATACGCCAGGGCAGGCGGCGGCGCTGGTGCAGGCGTGCCGGTACCCGCCGCAGGGCACCCGCTCCTTCGGCCCGACCCGTGCCCGCCTGGTGCACGGCGACACCTACGCCGCGCGGGCCGACGCGCACACCGTGGTCTTCGCCATGATCGAGACCGCCGTGGCCCTGGCGAACCTCGACGCCATCCTCGACACGCCCGGACTCAGCGGCGTGTACGTCGGACCGGGGGATCTCAGCCTCAGTCTGACGGGCCACGCCACCCTGGATTTCCGGGGCGGTGACGTCGAGGAGGCCGTCGCCCGCATCGCCCGCGCGACCCGTCAACGCGGCCTGATTCCCGGCATCTTCACGCAGGGCGGTGACCTGGCGCGCGCGGCGATGGCGCTCGGGTACCGCTTCGTGACCGCCGGTTCCGACTTCGCCCTGCTGGCGGGCGCCGCGCGCGGCGTCCTGGGCGACCTGCGCGCCGGTACGCCCACCCCCTCCACGTCCCTGTACTGA
- a CDS encoding alpha/beta fold hydrolase: MTTVLLPGTLCDDSLWEGVARPQDSRVLPSIRGATLADAAADAVSGLSDALHVVGFSLGALVAFEVLRRWPERVGRVTLISANPLAPTSAQLDAWAGQQRATEAGGFAEVARQVAGAAGVHAPAVLGMARRVGAATFLEQLALLRSRPDSRPTLAAYTGPLTLLVGADDAVTPPALSLAMAALAPQTDLRVLPGAAHYLPLDAPWAVSDALREPLYA, translated from the coding sequence GTGACCACCGTGCTGCTGCCCGGCACGCTGTGCGACGACTCGCTGTGGGAGGGCGTGGCGCGGCCCCAGGACAGTCGCGTCCTCCCGTCGATCCGGGGCGCCACCCTCGCCGACGCCGCTGCGGACGCGGTCTCCGGCCTGAGCGATGCCCTGCACGTGGTGGGCTTCTCGCTGGGCGCGCTGGTGGCCTTCGAGGTGCTGCGCCGGTGGCCGGAGCGGGTGGGCCGCGTGACCCTGATCAGCGCCAATCCGCTGGCGCCCACGTCCGCGCAACTGGACGCCTGGGCCGGGCAGCAGCGGGCCACCGAGGCGGGCGGGTTCGCTGAGGTCGCCCGGCAGGTGGCCGGGGCGGCGGGAGTTCACGCGCCCGCGGTGCTCGGCATGGCCCGCCGGGTGGGGGCCGCCACCTTTCTGGAGCAGCTGGCGCTGCTGCGCTCACGCCCCGACAGCCGGCCAACCCTGGCGGCCTACACGGGCCCACTGACCCTGCTGGTGGGCGCCGACGACGCCGTCACGCCGCCCGCGCTGAGCCTGGCGATGGCGGCGCTGGCCCCACAGACCGACCTCCGCGTCCTTCCGGGCGCAGCCCACTACCTGCCCCTGGACGCCCCCTGGGCGGTCTCGGACGCCCTGCGGGAGCCTTTGTATGCCTAA
- a CDS encoding cupin domain-containing protein has translation MTAQPPSPDLPTPEDLGAMTGNVVRFRDLTSRPIPLMFIDSILPGHQRHNYAVIGDTAAENDAYTPFITSPHGFQIGMVRARQGNGPAYHTHDYIESFLPLKGRWRFYWGQGPDKIDGETILEEFDYITLPAQLWRGFECIDEGESWIFAVLEKHQAFEGKDPYWAPDVIRRAREYGFEASESGKMIKPDNFAELEQQMLGQFGDD, from the coding sequence ATGACCGCTCAGCCCCCATCCCCGGACCTGCCCACGCCAGAAGACCTCGGCGCCATGACCGGCAACGTCGTCCGCTTCCGTGACTTGACCTCACGACCCATCCCGCTGATGTTCATCGACTCGATCCTGCCCGGCCACCAGCGCCACAACTACGCCGTGATCGGCGACACGGCCGCCGAGAACGACGCCTACACGCCCTTCATCACCTCGCCGCACGGCTTCCAGATCGGCATGGTGCGCGCCCGCCAGGGCAACGGCCCGGCCTACCACACCCACGACTACATCGAGTCGTTCCTGCCGCTCAAGGGCCGCTGGCGCTTCTACTGGGGCCAGGGCCCAGACAAGATCGATGGCGAGACCATTCTGGAGGAGTTCGATTACATCACCCTCCCGGCGCAGCTGTGGCGCGGCTTCGAATGCATCGACGAAGGGGAGAGCTGGATCTTTGCCGTCCTCGAAAAGCACCAGGCCTTCGAGGGTAAAGATCCGTACTGGGCGCCGGACGTGATCCGCCGGGCGCGCGAGTACGGCTTCGAGGCCAGCGAGAGCGGCAAGATGATCAAACCCGACAACTTCGCCGAGCTGGAACAGCAGATGCTGGGGCAGTTCGGGGACGACTGA
- a CDS encoding ABC transporter substrate-binding protein, translating into MIKADRGVHRRVGLTLSILGALALTTPGSAQTAATYGLKSGKPYNGTQLKFLICCATAGQFAQMIKLTGEGSEFQKLTGITVKWENTPYEALQQKILVEATTGSTYDVVAWVDAWGEAFKSQMLPLNSRIAADKINMKDYPNAYIEASSDASGNIVGLPFRGHPLVLFYRKDVFKDLGLKVPTSWQDVVKTAATIQQKKPGMTGLSTMYGVSAGQNLFNWVSMLWGNGGDILDKDNKPVFNSAKGVQATQFYIDILRKDKVTNPAATTFAEPESSSELLQGRAAMWVGWWWYWARFSDPKGVAPAVLNNVGFAPAPGWAGGKTQNYALIWPLGIFKNSKNPDAAWEFIKYVTNTEVQKKVASNRSIPAEADNTIVTFSGMNDPKVNAANGGIPKVGAQALANARTLPQVKTWAEIQSVLEIGINQMATGADVKATLDRMANDVDAIQKRAGYYK; encoded by the coding sequence ATGATCAAGGCAGATCGAGGAGTTCACCGGCGCGTCGGCTTGACCCTGAGCATCCTGGGCGCGCTCGCGCTCACCACACCCGGCTCCGCCCAGACCGCCGCCACCTACGGCCTCAAGTCGGGCAAACCCTACAACGGCACGCAGCTCAAGTTCCTGATCTGCTGCGCCACGGCCGGCCAGTTCGCCCAGATGATCAAGCTCACCGGCGAGGGCAGCGAGTTCCAGAAGCTCACGGGCATCACCGTCAAGTGGGAGAACACGCCCTACGAGGCCCTCCAGCAGAAGATCCTGGTCGAGGCGACCACCGGCAGCACCTACGACGTGGTCGCGTGGGTGGACGCCTGGGGCGAGGCCTTCAAGTCGCAGATGCTGCCGCTGAACAGCCGCATCGCCGCAGACAAGATCAACATGAAGGACTACCCGAACGCCTACATCGAGGCCTCCAGCGACGCGTCGGGCAACATCGTCGGCCTGCCCTTCCGTGGCCACCCGCTGGTGCTGTTCTACCGCAAGGACGTCTTCAAGGACCTGGGCCTGAAGGTGCCGACCTCGTGGCAGGACGTGGTCAAGACCGCCGCGACCATCCAGCAGAAGAAACCCGGCATGACCGGCCTGTCGACCATGTACGGCGTGAGTGCCGGCCAGAACCTCTTCAACTGGGTCAGCATGCTGTGGGGCAACGGCGGCGACATCCTCGACAAGGACAACAAGCCCGTTTTCAACAGCGCCAAGGGCGTCCAGGCCACGCAGTTCTACATCGATATCCTGCGTAAGGACAAGGTCACGAACCCCGCCGCCACCACCTTCGCGGAACCCGAGTCGTCCTCTGAGCTGCTGCAGGGCCGCGCGGCCATGTGGGTCGGCTGGTGGTGGTACTGGGCGCGCTTCTCCGATCCCAAGGGCGTCGCTCCGGCCGTGCTGAACAATGTCGGCTTCGCGCCCGCGCCCGGCTGGGCCGGCGGCAAGACCCAGAACTACGCCCTGATCTGGCCGCTGGGCATCTTCAAGAACTCCAAGAACCCTGACGCGGCGTGGGAATTCATCAAGTATGTGACGAACACCGAAGTGCAGAAGAAGGTGGCCTCCAACCGCAGCATTCCCGCCGAGGCCGACAACACCATCGTGACCTTCTCCGGCATGAACGACCCCAAGGTCAACGCCGCCAACGGCGGGATTCCCAAGGTCGGCGCGCAGGCCCTGGCCAACGCCCGCACCCTGCCGCAGGTCAAGACCTGGGCCGAGATCCAGAGCGTGCTCGAGATCGGCATCAACCAGATGGCCACCGGCGCCGACGTGAAAGCCACCCTTGACCGCATGGCCAACGACGTGGACGCCATCCAGAAACGGGCCGGCTACTACAAGTAG
- a CDS encoding carbohydrate ABC transporter permease — translation MELPRTTPELVAEPVARAAQAAATRPWRPQSSGLRWLMLGPAMLVILATVIYPLVSSFITSFRDWRLINSPTPGPFVGVSNYTRAFTDAGFLNSLGVSALYTLISVTLTLLTGLAIALILAKPTRLNVFARTLLIFPFAVAPILKGYSWRFMLNPEYGVYAKMLGEVFPPLKGYVWLGHEFSALVSIAMSEIWGWAPLFALMFIGALGSIPTETTEAAKMDGATSFQIFRRITLPLLAPVIYIVALLKIISAFKMFDQVAIMTGGGPGDSTQTLYYFVYQVAFRNLDLGYASAVSYLLVAIMAVIATFYVRTLMKGD, via the coding sequence ATGGAACTTCCCCGCACGACGCCTGAACTCGTGGCCGAGCCCGTGGCCCGCGCGGCGCAGGCTGCCGCCACCCGGCCGTGGCGACCCCAGAGCAGCGGCCTGCGCTGGCTGATGCTCGGCCCCGCCATGCTGGTCATCCTCGCCACCGTGATCTATCCGCTCGTCTCGTCGTTCATCACCTCCTTCCGCGACTGGCGGCTGATCAACTCCCCCACACCCGGCCCCTTCGTGGGCGTGTCGAACTACACGCGGGCGTTCACGGACGCCGGCTTTCTCAACAGCCTGGGCGTCAGCGCCCTGTACACGCTGATCTCGGTCACGCTGACCCTGCTGACCGGCCTGGCCATCGCCCTGATCCTGGCCAAACCGACCCGGCTCAACGTCTTCGCCCGCACCCTGTTGATCTTTCCCTTCGCCGTGGCGCCGATCCTCAAGGGCTACTCGTGGCGCTTCATGCTCAACCCCGAATACGGCGTATACGCCAAGATGCTGGGCGAGGTCTTCCCGCCCCTGAAGGGCTACGTGTGGCTGGGGCACGAATTCAGCGCCCTGGTGTCCATCGCCATGTCGGAGATCTGGGGCTGGGCGCCGCTGTTCGCGCTGATGTTCATCGGGGCGCTCGGCTCGATTCCCACCGAGACGACCGAGGCCGCCAAGATGGACGGCGCGACCAGCTTCCAGATCTTCCGCCGCATCACGCTGCCGCTGCTCGCCCCGGTGATCTACATCGTGGCGCTCCTGAAGATCATCTCCGCCTTCAAGATGTTCGACCAGGTGGCAATCATGACCGGGGGCGGTCCCGGCGACTCGACCCAGACGCTGTACTACTTCGTGTACCAGGTGGCGTTCCGCAACCTGGACCTGGGCTACGCCTCGGCGGTGTCGTACCTGCTGGTGGCCATCATGGCGGTCATCGCCACGTTCTACGTCCGCACGCTGATGAAGGGGGACTGA
- a CDS encoding carbohydrate ABC transporter permease, producing the protein MQGSMRRPPEPGVILRRRLAQTGEVIATLAVIFFVAFPLVWMILAAFKNQIDVYSTRLFFTPIFTNFRAIFADPILLGSHVWVSALVSFLTVAITIPLAAAASYVLSRHRFRGRDTLFLLILITQFVPAVVVAIPFFTLFRTLNLIDTPWALIIVYLSFTLPYAIWMLRGFFDALPVEIEEASFIDGCNELQTLRHVTLPLVMPGLLVAAVFAFISAWNEFFFALILTRSNSLTLPVAIQTISGPRGPMWEQVAAAGMLVMVPILIMSLFIRKYFVEGITVGAVK; encoded by the coding sequence ATGCAGGGCTCCATGCGCCGCCCGCCCGAACCCGGGGTGATCCTCCGCCGCCGCCTCGCCCAGACGGGTGAGGTGATCGCCACCCTGGCCGTCATCTTCTTCGTGGCGTTCCCGCTGGTGTGGATGATCCTGGCCGCCTTCAAGAACCAGATCGACGTGTACTCCACGCGGCTGTTCTTCACGCCCATCTTCACCAACTTCCGGGCCATCTTCGCCGACCCGATCCTGCTCGGCTCTCACGTGTGGGTCAGCGCGCTCGTGTCGTTCCTGACCGTGGCGATCACCATTCCGCTCGCGGCGGCAGCCTCGTACGTGCTGTCCCGCCACCGGTTCCGGGGCCGCGACACCCTGTTCCTGCTGATCCTGATCACGCAGTTCGTGCCGGCGGTGGTGGTCGCCATTCCCTTCTTCACCCTGTTCCGCACGCTGAACCTGATCGACACGCCGTGGGCGCTGATCATCGTGTACCTGTCGTTCACGCTGCCCTACGCCATCTGGATGCTGCGCGGCTTTTTCGACGCGCTTCCGGTCGAGATCGAGGAGGCGTCGTTTATCGACGGCTGCAACGAACTCCAGACCCTGCGGCACGTGACCCTGCCCCTGGTCATGCCGGGCCTGCTGGTGGCGGCCGTGTTCGCGTTCATCTCGGCATGGAACGAATTCTTCTTCGCGCTCATCCTGACGCGCTCGAACTCGCTGACCCTCCCCGTGGCCATCCAGACGATCTCCGGGCCACGCGGCCCGATGTGGGAGCAGGTGGCGGCGGCGGGCATGCTGGTGATGGTGCCGATCCTGATCATGTCGCTGTTCATCCGCAA